A genome region from Chelonia mydas isolate rCheMyd1 chromosome 24, rCheMyd1.pri.v2, whole genome shotgun sequence includes the following:
- the LOC119564248 gene encoding adenosine receptor A1-like, with the protein MDLYLGFVILEGLLALAVVGTNLLVCATICLHRELRSVTNCLVACLALADLGVGALAIPFSVVLSLELTLCFHTCLFLACFPLVTTQFSILLLLLIALNAHLKIRLPSSYAVHVRKGRVLGAVGLCWLLSLLIGLSPMMGWNSLGHYVAGNRTLAAGLAAERAAVVLIARDQPYGGFLSKVYPGTRGAPRYDQPHDDHLGHCSFTSVFAPEYLVYFVFFACTLLPLGALLGIYADLFRLVRGHFLAQPLRAAKRGELPMARTLLLLFGSFCVCWIPLHVIYCVRLLCPGCWSYAALDRLAVLLSHLNSLANPLVYAMRKKDFGQALRAVCLRYVLRCPRAKVHPQGPSGRR; encoded by the exons ATGGATCTGTACCTCGGCTTCGTCATTCTGGAggggctcctggccctggccgTGGTGGGCACCAACCTGCTGGTGTGTGCCACGATCTGCCTGCACCGGGAGCTGCGGAGCGTCACCAACTGCCTGGTGGCCTGCCTGGCGCTGGCCGACCTGGGCGTGGGCGCCCTGGCCATCCCCTTCTCCGTGGTGCTCAGCCTGGAGCTCACCCTCTGCTTCCAcacctgcctcttcctggcctGCTTCCCGCTGGTCACCACCCAGTTCTccatcctcctgctgctgctcatcGCGCTCAACGCCCATCTGAAAATCCGGCTGCCCAGCAG CTACGCCGTGCACGTGAGGAAGGGCCGGGTGCTGGGTGCCGTGGGCCTGTGCTGGCTGCTCTCGCTGCTGATCGGCCTCTCCCCCATGATGGGCTGGAACAGCCTGGGGCACTACGTGGCGGGGAACCGGACCCTGGCTGCCGGCTTGGCCGCCGAGCGAGCTGCCGTGGTCCTCATCGCCCGCGACCAGCCCTACGGCGGCTTCCTCTCCAAGGTGTACCCGGGGACGCGCGGGGCGCCCCGCTACGACCAGCCGCACGACGACCACCTGGGGCACTGCTCCTTCACCTCCGTCTTCGCCCCCGAATACCTGGTCTACTTCGTCTTCTTCGCCTGCACGCTGCTGCCCCTGGGCGCCCTGCTGGGCATCTACGCCGACCTCTTCCGGCTGGTGCGCGGGCACTTCCTCGCCCAGCCGCTGCGGGCGGCCAAGCGAGGGGAGCTGCCCATGGCTCGCACCCTCCTGCTCCTGTTCGGCAGCTTCTGCGTCTGCTGGATCCCGCTTCACGTCATCTACTGCGTCCGGCTCCTCTGCCCCGGCTGCTGGAGCTACGCGGCCCTGGACCGCCTGGCCGTGCTGCTGTCCCACCTCAACTCCCTGGCCAACCCGCTGGTCTACGCCATGAGGAAGAAGGACTTCGGGCAGGCGCTCAGGGCCGTCTGCCTCCGCTACGTCCTGCGCTGCCCCCGGGCCAAAGTTCATCCCCAGGGACCGAGCGGCCGAAGATGA